One window from the genome of Nicotiana tomentosiformis chromosome 5, ASM39032v3, whole genome shotgun sequence encodes:
- the LOC138892218 gene encoding uncharacterized protein, whose protein sequence is MEKVKIIKEQLKTAKSRQKSYSDVRRGDLEFKEDNWVLLKVSPMKGIMRFGKKGKLSPRLEIPPEMSLLHPVFHVSMLKKVIGGPSLFILVETIEVNEELTYEEIPVAI, encoded by the exons atggaaaaagttaagattattaaggagcagttgaaaactgctaagagtcgtcaaaagtcctattcggatgtgcgtcgcggggatttggagttcaaagaagataatTGGGTACTCCTaaaggtttcccctatgaagggtataatgcgatttggtaagaaagggaaattgagtccgag gctagaaatacctccagagatgtctttgttgcacccggtgttccatgtatccatgttgaagaaagtGATTGGAGGTCCGTCGCTTTTTATtctggttgagaccattgaggttaatgaagaattaacttatgaagaaattccagttgccatatGA